A window of Caldisericaceae bacterium genomic DNA:
ATAAGTAAGAAGTTTAACATAGAGAAAGATGAAGTAAAACCTTGGCATTATTCTGACTTGTTCTTCCAGGAAGTTCCCGATATTAATGATTACGACTATGATAAACTTTTAGAAGGAGGCGATATAGTTTCCCTTGTAAAAGAGTTATATCAGGATATTGGTTTGGAAATCCAAGATATTATTGATAGATCCGACCTTTACGAGAGGCCAAACAAAAATCCACATGCATTTACAATTTCTATTGATAGAGAAAACGATGTAAGAGTGCTTGAAAATATAAGGCCCAATGTTAAGTGGCTTGAAACAACACTCCATGAGTATGGGCATGCAGTTTACGATAAGTATATTGACAAAGATCTCCCATTTATTTTAAGAACTCCATCGCATATCTTCACAACAGAAGCAGTTGCAATGTTTTTTGGAAGACTTGCTCGCCATCCAGAATTTTACGAAAAAATTTTAAAACTTGATAGCAAAACACTTTCAGAGATATCAAATCGATTACTTAAACTATTACGTTACCAACTTGCAATTACAACACGCTGGGTGGTAACCTTTGTTTTCTTTGAAAAAGAACTTTATAGAAACCCTGATGGTGACTTAAACAATTTGTGGTACGACATAGTGCATGAACTTCAATATATTGACCTTAACGAAAGAAGAGCCTATCCAGATTGGGCAGCTAAAATACATTTCGGTTCTTCACCTGTTTACTACCACAACTACCTTTTGGGAGAGATTCTTGCTTCACAATTCGGTGGGTATATAAATAGTAACATAGGAAACAGTTTTATCACTAAAGGAGTGGGTGATTTCTTTGCTAATAATGTGTTTAAAAAAGGTGCCCTCTTAAGATGGGACGAACTTGTTGATTATGCAACAAACGAACCACTTAACCACAGATACTTGGTTGAGTTTATAAAAGAAACATAGTAAAGCAAAATTTCTTTCATATGGGGCAAGACCCATTCTCAATACTGGTTTAGCCCTATATTTCTCTTATCCTTTTTATTATATTTAGGAGAGGTTTGAAGATGTTTTTTAATCTAGGGGGAATTTTGAGGTGGATTATTTTCCTCCTCGAGTTTAAGATCCTTCGCTTACTCTCAGAATGGTAAAATGGATGTAATTCTTAAGCAAAGCCCCACATCGTCATTCTGACGAGCGAACGTAGTGAGCAAGGAAGAATCTCATCCTTTTATGTTTTCCATGGGGATCTTGAGGAAGTGTCCCTCTTAAATAAGAGATCTTTCGCTTACGCTCAGGATGACACGGGGAGTGGGGGAGTCTTGAAGGGTGTTCCTATTGGTGTAATTCCGAGCGAAAGCGAGGAATCTCCTCCGTTGTTGTCATTCTGAACACGTTTGCTTTGCTCAGTGTAAACTCCGTGAAGAATCTCGCCGTTTTAAAGACAAGATCCTTCGTTTCACTCAGGATGACCTGGTAGGCGTCATTCTGACGAGCGAACGAAGTGAGCGAGGAAGAATCTCGCCGTCCATCCTTTGGTGTCATTCTTCAATATTATCCTTGCTTAAGCAAGTGCGAAGCCCCTTCCGTCATTCTGACGAGGCGACTTTTTGCCGAGGAAGAATCTCATCTTTTATTCGAGTGGGTGGAAAGCTCCCCTCGATACTCTCCCAAAGGATGAGATCCTTCGCTGGAGTTTACACTGAGCGAAGCGAACGTGCTCAGGATGACAAGGAAAAAGGGACTCAGGATGACCGGGAAGGAAGGGCTCAGGATGACTGCGGAGGGATGGGAGCCTTGAGTGGGTTTGTTTCCCTTCAACTTGAGGAAGCCTTGTTAAGGATTTCTTTATCAACTCAACTTACTAAACAACCCAATTTCTTCAAGTCGTTTTTTATTAACTAAATAATTTTTCTTTAAATTTTTTTATTTCTCTTTACAGTTTTTGTAAATTTTAGTATAAATAATATATAAAAATTTTACGTGTCACCCAATTTTGGGTGAATTTCATTATTTTAAAGGAGGTATGGATGAAACAAAGGTTTTTGTCAGTTTTAGTGGTGATTGCAATTCTTCTAAGTTTTGTTTTGCCACTAGGAAGTATTGTAAGAGCAGCTGTTTCTGTTAGTGTTATTAATATCCCTACGTATATCCCTATTGATTGTTCCACTTCAACTACAACACCAGGAAATGGAACGCCAATTGCCGTATACGTTAAGGCTACTGGAGGTGCCGCTAATACAACCTACAGGATTAAAAGTAGAGTTGGGCCTACAACTTCCACACTATCCTATGCGATATGGTGGGCAAATGTTAGCACAACTCCTTATTCTTGGGGGAATGACTCAACAGCCTGGTCATCTTCCTGGCCAATCACTACTGATGGGAGTG
This region includes:
- a CDS encoding M2 family metallopeptidase, encoding MEVSEFLKKVNDDLKELYKNSALAYFNLATTGKKDYAEALEKAEVEFKTYLSRRDLFEEVKSIVENNSDNLSNVEKRQFKLLFNEMLPNQLPKEVIEEVVKREVEIESIYANYRPTIDGKEVSQNDILDILKKSKNSEERKKAYLASKSIGEVIAPKLIELIKIRNENANTLGFSNYYDMMMELQELSSDKVHSLFFEIKQDTDDIFTVIKDDIDSTISKKFNIEKDEVKPWHYSDLFFQEVPDINDYDYDKLLEGGDIVSLVKELYQDIGLEIQDIIDRSDLYERPNKNPHAFTISIDRENDVRVLENIRPNVKWLETTLHEYGHAVYDKYIDKDLPFILRTPSHIFTTEAVAMFFGRLARHPEFYEKILKLDSKTLSEISNRLLKLLRYQLAITTRWVVTFVFFEKELYRNPDGDLNNLWYDIVHELQYIDLNERRAYPDWAAKIHFGSSPVYYHNYLLGEILASQFGGYINSNIGNSFITKGVGDFFANNVFKKGALLRWDELVDYATNEPLNHRYLVEFIKET